The sequence below is a genomic window from Corvus cornix cornix isolate S_Up_H32 chromosome 1, ASM73873v5, whole genome shotgun sequence.
tttgctgcttttctggctAAGGCTTTTCATACCCAAAGCTAATTCCTGTGTCTGCTTTTTTGATGTTTGCAGCCTTTGAAGAAAATGGTTGAGAGAATTCGCAAGTTCCAGATTCTGAATGATGAAATAATTGCTATTTTGGACAAGTATTTGAAGTCTGGCGATGGAGAGAGCACACCTGTGGAACACGTGCGCTGCTTCCAGCCACCAATTCATCAGTCCCTTGCCAGCAACTAGATTCTCACCTAACAATACTTTTTGCACCTATTTAGGCTAAAAgtgtgagaaaaaaagcaagaaacaaaacccacactgACAGTTTTAAAGAATACTctcatctgcatttttcagtacGCCTGTGCCATTTGAGTGGCACACTGTTCTCTCCAGTCTCCAAGCACAGTAACAGTATACGACCCATACTTATTTTTCTAGACTAAAATTTTATACACTTTGATTAAAAGCCTGTAAGATTTTTGAAATCTCTTTGCATTCCTGTCCCGAGGTGGCCATTTTAGACTGGACTGGTATAATTTTCCCCTGAAGCTATCGAAATAATGGCTGTGGAGAATAAAAAACTGGgttctgtagaaaaaaatttttagaaatcaaTGCATAATTGTTTGTATTAGAGCCTTAATTGCTTAATttgcctttattaaaaaaaagaaaaacaacaaaacaaactctGCTGGTGCTTTGTGAATAATTTTCTAGTCAGTTgattcttcttcctctttgcaGAACTATTCTCAGAGATCAGTAATTATGGAAATGAAGGCTATTTAAAGTGTTTGTTTCAAAGTTATTTAACATGGAGGTGACCGACCGACTGATCTTTTTAAAAGGTGGAAGTTGGATTGATTAGAATGGGGACTGTTTACTTTTTCCTAATGAGAGCTTCTAACATAGCTTATGTTTTGGTTGGCAATACATACCCAAACACATTTACAAGTGATGATGAATTCTTGTTTATGAGAATCTTGACTACGGTGATCAGGTGTAATCTATCCCAGTACATAAACTCTAATGATGTTAATCATGATTTATTATGGAAAGTATTTGTTCAATTACACTTGCTGTATTATGCAAACACTGCATCAGTAAAATTGTAAAACGTTGCAACTATAAAAGttgaattttaaagcaaaccATTCAGCCAAAAGTAGTAACTCCTGCTTGCTTACTCCAGGATCCTATCAGTTTGTCAGCTGGCTTTGGGATCAGCCCTAACCAAGATGTTAAGATGGTCAGAACAGACAGAGACAGGTAATGACATGTTTTACCCAGGATACGGATTTATGGAGATGTTGCTTGGTTAGTGTTTCTAACCTATAGTGTGAAACCAAGAATGCATCCCTTTGAGaacctgtttttctcctttccctcttaCTAGCTCCTGGTTAGGTTACAGCACATCTTTTCTCCTGCTCAGCTCTTTCCAGGTGCTTCACAGCCATGAAATTGACTCCAGCAGTGGGTAGAAATGAGCCTCTAACAGAAGAGGTACACAGGAAGCGAGGAATACGTACGTAGGTATTGGAGTGGCAGAGAACTcgattttgaggaaaaaaattacctgaaatCTACTCAGCAAAACAGGATGGAGATTTTCCAGGCAATCTATCAGCACGTTTCCACCATAACAGGTTTTCCCAGGACATCTGTGCTTGAGAGCTGTTGTTCTGGAGTGGTGTCTGTCGTGGTGAGAGTGCACACAAGGCTGCCCGGTGCGTGGGAGACAGAAGTCAGAAGCACTTGTGCCTTGCTACACCAGCTTGTTGCAGGATTTCTTTTACAAGGTGtttaaacaaattttctttaagaaacaTTCTTTTAGATAGCACTTTTGGTCAGCTAGATTCTTCCCTGTGCTTCCGGCTTCAGTTAAGCAAATGAACAATGTTCCTAATTTGTTGACATCATCATTGGTTTAGGGATATCTCACATGCCTGAGACTTTGGCTTGGCACTGGTGCAGAAATGGTTAATTAATAaagcctgatttttttgtttaagaattatttaaaaataactaatcATGATGTGAATAATTTCTAATTCTTACCAGTTAACTTTCAGCAATAAGAGAATTGGTCTCTTAATGTCTTAAAACTACTAccttaaatacatattttatgatcactgaggggaaaaaagtttaagACAATTCAGACATGAGTCCTAGGGGATGAttgtttcccatttttaaaatgtagattttttttttccccccaacagGATTATAGACTTGGTAGGAGCTAAACATTATTTGCCTGGTATAACCTTTCCtacctaaaaggaaaaatgcagcaaggTGCATAAAAGgtgtaactttttcttttttaatttgttcttatCAAAAACCAGGTCTGGAGGCCAAAGTGCCcatcagcacagaaagcagcagactGTACTATGTAAAATGATAACCTGCTCCTGGGGTAGGCTGGTGCTTTGGTACTAGAACAGGCAGCCCCAAGTTCAGCAATTCCTCTGCTGTTTGATGTCTTCTCTACCACTCCCTGgttctttgctggtttttgcCTAAGTGCTGGAGGCACCTTTTTCCCCTGACTGAGCACAGCTGATGTGATCTGCCTTTTGATTACAGAGAAGCTCAAATCCTGATCTTCAACCAGAATTTAAAGAACCTTTTTCTTATTGGACACCTTTGCCCCTCCTGTATGTTACGACACACaccaaaggaagcagaagaattTTGTTTCACAGGTGGtaacttgggtttttttctgtcctagGAAAAATCTTAATTTCTCTTAAACACTAACCACTAGACCTGACAACATCCAGCAGTAACTATTAGTCTCTGTCCCAAGTATTTCCAAATTTCACATGTATGGTAAAATGTTCTTATAAAACCTTCTTccctaattttcattttcagcctttacaaaattaaattaccaGTTACTTGcctcaccctttttttttcccaagcaatgtttcatttttttggctCTTTTTGAAAAACTCAGTGTTGCAGCCAGTGCCTGTGTTGCTGCAAACAAAATAGCAAGCTGTAACGTCAGGAACACAGGTCTGCAGAGCAGCATGGTGCAGCACAGACAGAACCTGACCTCTTTTACAGAAGAGCGAACAGCTCCTTTCACTACTAGTATGACTCAGATCCTTCCTTCTGCATAAATTGTCGTGGCAGGAGCTACCATCTCACCACCATCTCACCTATCCAAGCAGAGCAGAAGCTCCTGCCTTCTTGTTTCTGCCAGCCAGTTACTCTGATTTGGTAAAGCTGGGGGTTTTTGATGCAAATCCAGCAAGTTTTGCATACAGCTTTACCTAACCAGTATTTTCAAAGCATCAGTTGTGCTTGGTTGtagctttcccttttctcttttacaaaCTAGGACAGGAGTAGttgctgcagctcctgtttcAATATGGTTACAGTCACTCCATGGTCAGTTAGGGCACAAGTACAAAGGATCCAGTTTTGCTGCAACCTTTTTACCACCAATGCAGAAATAAAGCcatttatttttgataaaatTGTAATTAGTGCAATACatcttaaaaacagaagaatgaaatgAAAGTATTTACACATAACTTAAGCAACAAAACCAGTTGTGGTCTGAGGTAATTTTagtactttttaaagtaaaggCAAATAAAAACCATTTCAGTGTTCTTTATCCAAACTAATCGAACTCAGAAATCAACGATTGTCTACACATACTGTTAAAAAGTACATGAATTTCCCGACAAGCTCAGACatttcacaggagaaaaaaaaaattccagggTTACAGAATTGTTCTTAAGTAACACgtagatattttcagaaggCTGACAGGCTTCCATTTCTCCTGGCTGAGAGACTCTCAGTGGATTGCATTTCACCTAGGCAGGCAGAACTTTCTTCATCATCATTAAAGCTGTCAAACGTGCTCAGCAAAGTGCCATTTGCTGCTCTATCATCCTTCCGCAGAGAGAGGGGCAGGTTTGCTAGGGTGAAGTTAACATCTTTGAAGGCATGCAATAAAAAGATCCCCACAATAATAGTCAGGAAGCCACTGAAGGTGCCGATAATGTCATCAGCCGCCATGTGTTGCCATTCCTTGAAAAGGATGGCAGAACAAGTTAAAACAGATGTTGTAAAGATTACATAATATATTGGAGTCACTATTGAAGTGTTGAATATATCCAGAGCCCTGTTTAAATAGTTGATCTGCGTGCTCACACAGACAGTAAGGCTTAGCAGCAGAATCCAAGACAAGGGATGTTTCAGCACTGGTTTTCCTGCAAAAAGTTCCTTTATAGTGATGCCCAGACCTTTTACACAGGAGACTGATAAGGCTCCAATTACAGAGCAAATTGTTATGTACACGAGAATGCTGGTCTGTCCGTGGCGAGGTCCCACCACACATATTAGAATTAAAGACACAATGACAACGAGCGTTGCGAAGACCACAAAACCTAtggttggggaaaaaaaagtcttgttaTTTATAGACActataaattaatattaattattattaatggACACACTTGTTACTTATGGACTCTATTTATCAGAAGCAGGGGTACTTATCTTagggctgcagggaaaacacTCATTAACAGTTGGACTGCCTCAGCTTAAACAGAAGAGTTCAGGATGTTTCTCATTACTCCTCCACCATCACAGTTTAGATGATGCTAGAGTGAGCTAGCCAAAACAAAGAAAGTACCTCAGGCATGCTCTACTACTTTTACCAGTCTATTGTCAAGACGACTGCAGGATTAGATTGCTAAATTGCCTTACACCCAGATTCACTGAGGTGTAGATGCCACTGGACACAGGCTTGAGTCTGAATTGAGTCTTTTTTAGGAGATACATTTTTGGCAGGTGGCTGTATTCATCAGCAGGTTTCCAATGATCAGGTCATTCCTTAAGAACAGCTTTTTAATCTCTGTGCTGGCTATTTCCTCATGTTTAAGATTGGAATTGCCTTTGTATAATTAGTATTTTGCAGATGTGCATTTTTGAGTGCTCATCTTCCACGTAGGCACAGCAGCTCATCTCTAGGATTTTACTTCTCAGCAGACACCACAACAcctactttttcattttaaggacAGCTCAAAGTTGGGCTTGGAGATGACACACTTCAATCAAAATTTATAGAAGTTTTGTTTATctacctgtgctgctgcatttgttTGAACAATCACCTCAGTGGTTGCCATCAAGGCACTTTATTCAAGGCCAGACAAGTTCATTGGCATCATGCAAAGGTTCCTATGGAATTATATTACAGAATTCAAATCTCTACTTCATTTGAACAACATGTCTACATGAAGCAGACAAGGCCATCTTTCTGGAACTTGAGAGCAGCAGTAATGAAACTATATAATGAAGAAATGATGGGCTGTGTACATATCAAGCCAGCATTTTTCTTACCTGGATCACCTAGTTTGTGGGACATTTCATCCAAAGTTTCTACTTCTTCCTCTTGTGGAGCATGAATTACCATCACAGTTGATCCCAGTATACTTAACAAACACCctatttttccatgtaaattaagtttttcatttaaaaagaaggatGACAGAATGGcactaagaaataaaaaaaggcaccAACAAACATGGAATTAGTAATATCCATTTGCTCATCAGCTTACAGGTT
It includes:
- the NIPA2 gene encoding magnesium transporter NIPA2, which translates into the protein MSQTRGRYDFCIGLVLAMSSSIFIGGSFILKKKGLLRLARKGSMRAGQGGHAYLKEWLWWAGLLSMGAGEVANFAAYAFAPATLVTPLGALSVLVSAILSSFFLNEKLNLHGKIGCLLSILGSTVMVIHAPQEEEVETLDEMSHKLGDPGFVVFATLVVIVSLILICVVGPRHGQTSILVYITICSVIGALSVSCVKGLGITIKELFAGKPVLKHPLSWILLLSLTVCVSTQINYLNRALDIFNTSIVTPIYYVIFTTSVLTCSAILFKEWQHMAADDIIGTFSGFLTIIVGIFLLHAFKDVNFTLANLPLSLRKDDRAANGTLLSTFDSFNDDEESSACLGEMQSTESLSARRNGSLSAF